The following are encoded together in the Peromyscus leucopus breed LL Stock chromosome 1, UCI_PerLeu_2.1, whole genome shotgun sequence genome:
- the LOC114706630 gene encoding interleukin-18-binding protein isoform X2: MTMRHCWRADPNSWWVLLLYVHVVILARATPAPQTTATVFTGSSKDPCSSWSPAVLTKRYPALDVIWPEEEVPLNGTLTLSCTACSRFPYFSILYWLGNGSFIEHLPGRLREGHTSREHRNTSTWLHRALVLEELNPTLRSTNFSCLFVDPVQVAQYHIVLAQLWDGLKTIPSPSQEILSSHSPGPTSPGPGVSMKPATGAWLPSTWRVKSPP; encoded by the exons ATGACCATGAGACACTGCTGGAGAGCAG ACCCCAATTCTTGGTGGGTCCTGCTTCTGTATGTCCATGTTGTCATTCTGGCCAGAGCCACACCTGCACCTCAGACAACTGCCACTGTCTTTACTGGGAGCTCAAAGGACCCATGCTCATCCTGGTCTCCAGCAGTTCTGACTAAGCGGTACCCAGCACTGGACGTGATCTGGCCAGAGGAAGAAGTGCCACTGA ATGGAACGCTGACCTTGTCCTGTACTGCCTGCAGCCGCTTCCCCTACTTCAGCATCCTCTACTGGCTGGGCAATGGTTCCTTCATTGAGCACCTCCCTGGCCGGCTGAGGGAGGGTCACACAAG TCGGGAGCACAGGAATACAAGCACCTGGCTACATAGAGCCTTGGTGCTGGAGGAACTGAACCCCACCCTACGAAGCACCAACTTCTCCTGTTTGTTTGTGGACCCTGTACAGGTGGCCCAGTATCACATCGTTCTGGCCCAGCTCTGG GATGGGTTGAAGACAATCCCGTCCCCTTCTCAAGAAATCCTCTCCAGCCAcagcccaggacccacatcaccAGGGCCAGGGGTTAGCATGAAGCCAGCCACTGGAGCCTGGCTCCCATCTACTTGGAGGGTGAAGTCTCCACCATAG
- the LOC114706630 gene encoding interleukin-18-binding protein isoform X1, whose product MLSFTSVTICSSDPNSWWVLLLYVHVVILARATPAPQTTATVFTGSSKDPCSSWSPAVLTKRYPALDVIWPEEEVPLNGTLTLSCTACSRFPYFSILYWLGNGSFIEHLPGRLREGHTSREHRNTSTWLHRALVLEELNPTLRSTNFSCLFVDPVQVAQYHIVLAQLWDGLKTIPSPSQEILSSHSPGPTSPGPGVSMKPATGAWLPSTWRVKSPP is encoded by the exons ATGCTGAGCTTTACATCTGTAACTATCTGTTCCTCAGACCCCAATTCTTGGTGGGTCCTGCTTCTGTATGTCCATGTTGTCATTCTGGCCAGAGCCACACCTGCACCTCAGACAACTGCCACTGTCTTTACTGGGAGCTCAAAGGACCCATGCTCATCCTGGTCTCCAGCAGTTCTGACTAAGCGGTACCCAGCACTGGACGTGATCTGGCCAGAGGAAGAAGTGCCACTGA ATGGAACGCTGACCTTGTCCTGTACTGCCTGCAGCCGCTTCCCCTACTTCAGCATCCTCTACTGGCTGGGCAATGGTTCCTTCATTGAGCACCTCCCTGGCCGGCTGAGGGAGGGTCACACAAG TCGGGAGCACAGGAATACAAGCACCTGGCTACATAGAGCCTTGGTGCTGGAGGAACTGAACCCCACCCTACGAAGCACCAACTTCTCCTGTTTGTTTGTGGACCCTGTACAGGTGGCCCAGTATCACATCGTTCTGGCCCAGCTCTGG GATGGGTTGAAGACAATCCCGTCCCCTTCTCAAGAAATCCTCTCCAGCCAcagcccaggacccacatcaccAGGGCCAGGGGTTAGCATGAAGCCAGCCACTGGAGCCTGGCTCCCATCTACTTGGAGGGTGAAGTCTCCACCATAG